From the genome of Thermosynechococcus sp. NK55a:
CAAGCAAAGGAACCAGCCCTTAGGTGTGTGCCTGAGAGCTGGGTTGTTCTGCCAACATTTCCAGTGAACATTCCCAGTGTCTGTGTTCTGGGTAACGTTAGCTAAAACTTTTTATTAGGCTAAGGGGCAAACGTAAAGATGAGATAATCCTTGGCTCAAGATTGGGTTAAAGTTTTGTTGTCAGGGCAGAAATCGCTTCTAACAGGCCCCGTGCTTTGTTGAGGGTTTCTTCGTATTCCCGCTGCGGATCGGAGTCGGCAACAATACCAGCACCCGCTTGCACATGAATCAGATGTTGATGGTCCGTCAGGGGTTGCACCACCATTGTGCGAATGGCGATCGCTGTATTGAGTTGACCTTCAAAGTCATAGTAACCATAGGCACCGGAGTAGGGGCCACGGCGGCAACCCTCCAATTCATAGATAATTTCCATAGCACGAATTTTGGGGGCACCACTGACTGTACCAGCGGGGAAACAGGCTTGAAGTAAGTCCCATGCCGTTCTATCAGGCAATAGTTCACCCACCACATTACTGACAATGTGCATAACATGGGAATAGCGCTCAATCACCATAAACGCTTCAACGCTGACACTCCCCTGACGACACACGCGCCCCAAATCATTGCGCCCCAAATCAACCAGCATGACGTGTTCGGCCACTTCTTTGGTATCGGCAAGGAGTTCTGCGGCAAGCTGCTGATCTTCGGTGTAGGTGTGCCCCCGCTGGCGAGTGCCAGCAATAGGACGCACAGTAGCAAGGAGAGACCCAGCGTTTTCAGGATGGTGCTCGGCTTTAACCATCACTTCTGGACTAGAGCCAATGATCTGCCATGTGCCAAATTGAAAGTAGGCCATGTAGGGGGAAGGGTTAATCAGGCGCAAGGAGCGATAGAGGGCAAAGGGATCGCCGCTGTAGGTGGCACTGAGGCGTTGGGAGAGAACGACTTGGAAAATATCCCCCGCACGAATGTAGTCCTTAGCGCGCTTCACATTGGTACGGAAGGTTTCCGGGGTAATGTTACTAGTGTAACTGGGGGTCTGGCGACTGGGTTGCCAATGGAGTTGAGTGGCCTCAGGGGGAATACGGGTTTGCAGTTTGCGCAAAAGCTGCTCTAGGCGATCGCTTGCGTGAGTATAGGCCGTTTTCAAGTCCGTCTCACGGGTATCGGCATAGACCACTGCCCAGATTTTTCGCTTCACCTGATCAAAAATCAGGATTTGATCCACCTGCATCCACACCCCATCAGGCAAATCCCTTTCTGTGGCAGGATGAATGGGAACCCGTGGCTCAATCCACTGAATCAGTTCATAGCCCCAAAAACCAAAAAGACCACCAATGCCCCCGGGCAGTTGCGGTAACTTCACAGGCTGATAGGGTGCAAGGCAATTGGCCAAAATGGTGAAAGGATTGCCCGTAAACCTGGTGAGTGACCCATCGCGATGGGTTTGGGTGGTTTGGTTGCCGCGGGTTTCCAGTACCCACAGTGGATCACAACTAAGGAGACTGTAGCGGGCCAGTTGTTCGCCTCCCTCGACGGACTCCAGCAAAAAGTTGTAGGGGCGATCGCGACAGACCCGATACCAAGCCGACACAGGTGTATCCATATCCGCCACCCACTCCTGATAGATGGGGATGAAGTTACCCTGCTCGGCAAGTTGACAAAAAGTCTGAAAATCGGGGTACATGGTCGCGTGTGTGAAAACTTTCTTATTTTCTCCCTAAAGGGAAGCAACAGCAATCTCGACGCCAAGGGTCAGGTGCTTCTGGGGTGGCACGTGCAGTAGATCCACCCCCGTATTCAATGCATTGCGGGGGGCGGTCCAAGGTTCTAGACAGTAGTAGGGTTTGCCCTGAACCGTCCAAAAGACGAGGGTTGTGAACACTCTATCGTAGCGGAGCGTCAGGCAGTAGTGTTGTTGCAGGTCACAGACGCGAGCTACTTGACCCGTGAGCGGGCGACAGGCCAAATCGAGTTCTGCTGCACTCCAGTCAAACATGCCGCTAAAGGTGAGGGGTTGCTGGTTTTTTTGATCCACCATGGCATGGATCGGCAAGTCAAACTGCAATTGGTGCTTGTCAGCAACAGCAAAGTAGGGATGCAAACCAAAGCTAAAGGGCAAGGGGGTGTCACCGGGGTTAGCCACCTCAAGGGCGATCGCCAAGGCATTAGCAGCAAGGGTATAGGTTAAGGTCAGATGAAAGGGAAAGGGATAGACTTGGCGCGTGGCTGGAGTATCTTGCAATCGCAGTTTCAAGACATGTTCCTGCTGATCCAGCACCTGCCATGGCAAGTCCCGGGCAAAGCCGTGCTGTTTGAGGTGATAGGCTTGGCCACTGTAGTGAAATGTATCCTCGGGCAAATTGCCACAAATCGGAAAAAGGAGGGGAATACCACCGCGCACGCTTAACTGAGGGTTGGCAAAGCGCTCCCGATCTAAGTACAGCAGCTCATGACCCTGCCACTGCCAGCGACTAATGAGGCCACCGCGCTCTGGGATCACCTCAACGCGAGTACGTTCGGCATGAAGAGTATAGGGCATTACCATAGCTGGACAGTAGACCTGCTTCTTAGGATACACCCACGACTGCGCTAGAATAGCGGCAATGCCCTTGGAGGGAAGCCAATGTCCCTAAGATTTACCCTAAACTCCACCCTACGTTTTTGGTTCAGTGTGTTGCTGGTAACTTGGTTACTGGGGCTACTGGGGCTAGGCTGGCTAGTGCAATCCTTTCTGGTGCTGTTTTTATTCTTAATGGTAACTCCTGTGCTCCTTTTTGCGGGCTTGCAACTTTGGTTGCGCTGGAAGTTGGTGACGGCGGCTTGTCCAGTGTGTGGCTTTGAATTTAGCAGTTTGAATAATACCCAAACCCAATGCCCTGCCTGTGGCGAAATGCTGATGGTGCGCGATCGCCAGTTCCACCGATTGGCTCCCCCTGGCACCATTGACGTGGAGGCAGTGGAAGTGGTCAACCCTGTGATTGAGGACTAGCCACAGTGGTATGATTGGCCCAAGATTGTCTGTCGCTGGCAGCATGCCCGATGCGACAGTCCCTTGCTAAAACTAAAATGATAAGATTTGCCATGGGTTACGGGGTACTCTATGCGACAACTTAACTTCTTGATGATATTTGTCATTGGTTTGGGCTTAGTTCTCTTTAGTATCCAAAATACCGATCCAGTTAGTATTAAGTTTTTTGAAGGAAAGGTCATTCAAGCGCCACTGTGCGTTGAACTGATTGTCGCTATGGGGGTGGGTGCCCTCTTTGCCTGGGTCTTTAACGTTTGGGTACAGCTACAGCGCACCTTTACGATTCGGGTGGAAATGGAAGCCCGCGATGAACAAATTGCCCACCTTGAGCAGGATGTGGAGCGCTATAAAGCTGCCCTTGAGGAGCAACAACGCCTTTTGCCCAGTGTCAGCAGTGCCTCGACGGAAAAGTAGCCTAGAGCCTTGAAAATTCGTTAGGCTAAAAAGTGATTAACCTTTGTTGCCTTTGTTATTTTCTGTTAACTTGGCGTGTCCTATGGCTGTATCTCTGGCTGTTGAAAAGAAAAAGTTAAAAAATCCGCCCCTACAGCTGCACTATTTGGGCGATCGCGTGCTGCGTCAACCCGCCAAACGGGTCAGCAAAGTAGATGACAGTATCCGCGATATTGTGCGGAAAATGCTCCAAACCATGTACAGTGCCGATGGCATTGGCTTGGCGGCACCGCAGGTGGGCATCAATAAGCAAATTCTCGTCATCGATATTCATCCCGATGACCCTAAAGCGGAGCCGTTGGTGATGATTAACCCGGTCATTAGGGACTTCAGTGAAGAACTGGAGGTTTGCCAAGAGGGCTGCCTAAGTATTCCTGGGGTGTACCTAGAGGTGCGTCGTCCGGCTATGGTGGCGGTGTCCTACAAAGATGAGTGGGGTCGTCCCCAAGAAATCATGGCGGCTGGGTTGCTTGCCCGTGCGATCCAGCATGAAATTGATCATCTAACGGGGGTAATGTTTGTCGATCGCGTGGAAAACCAAGCGTTGCTGCGTCATGCACTCACGGAGCATGGGTTTACCGCCAGTGCTGTGCGTCCCATTGCTGCTTAACCCTGAGGAGCATTGTCTGTGGCCAAGAGTTATCTATACTTATTGGGGGCCTGTGTGGCAGCGATCGCCACGGTGGGTTGCATTTTTGAACTGAGCTCTGGGGAAGCCCAGTTGGGAACTGTGCCCACCACTGTGATTTTGCTCCTCAGTGCGCCCCTCGGTTTCGTGGCCTTTGTAACAGCGGTGCGCCTTGCCCGTGCCAGCGATCGCCCCTGATGGATTGGAATCTGCTATGACACTCACCTACCCTGAGGACCTGCAATACCTCGACAGCCACGAGTACCTGCGCCTTGAGGGCGACACGGCTACCATCGGCGTTAGTGCCTTTGCTGTGGATCAACTGGGGGATATTGTCTTTGTCGAGTTGCCTGCCGTTGGCGATACCCTAGAACCCGGCGAGCGCTTTGGCACGATTGAATCGGTCAAGGCCGTTGAGGATCTCTATGCGCCCCTTGGGGGAACCGTCATCGCCGTCAATCAAGCCGTCATTGACAACCCCGAGCAAATTGCTGCAGATCCCTATGGTGAGGGGTGGTTGGTGAAGGTGCAAGTCAGTACCCCCCCTACCGGACTCCTCTCAGCGGCGGATTATCGTGCCCTAGTGGAAGGAGCTTAGGTGGTAACCAACGCCTTGCAAGTCCTTGTAGATGGACTGGCCACAGGGAGTGTTTATGCCATCTTTGCCCTCGGCTATACCCTTGTCTTCTCGATTTTGGGCATTATCAACTTTGCTCACGGCGCTGTTTTTGCCATTGGTGCTTATCTCACCTATGCTCTCTTGGGAGGACGCTTTGGCTTTAATGGCCTGTTGGCCAATGGGCAGCTTCCCATTGCCTTACCCTTTGCCCCGGCCTTAGCTTTGAGTGCCCTTGGCTGTGGGCTGTTGGGGGTTGGCATTGATTGGGTTGTCTTTCGACCGTTGCGGCAGCAGCGCACCGATACCCTCTTGACGGTGGTGGCCAGTCTTGGAGCTGCCGTTTTCCTCACCAACCTGATCCAGTATTTAGTGGGTGCCGAAGTCTATACCTACCCCGATCAACTCTGGGGTGGATTGCCCCTTACCCTGCGATGGGGGGACATTACCCTGCGCACTAGCCAATTTATTATCTTTGCCGTGGCTGTGGTTTTGATGATTGCCCTGACCTATTGGGTGAAAGGGACGCGCATGGGGAAAGGATTGCAAGCCGTGGCTGAAAATCCGACTGCCGCCACATTGCTGGGCATTGATGGTGATCGCATTATTCAAGTGACATTTTTTGTTAGCAGTGCTTTGGCTGCTGTTGCTGGCACCCTCATTGCCTTGAGTGTTGGGATTACAGGGCCACAGTTTGGGGTGATCTTTGGTCTCAAGGGGTTAGCGGTGATTGTTGTGGGGGGCCTCGGGAGCTTACCGGGAACAATGTTGGCCGGTTTTTTGCTGGGATTGGTGGAGGCAATCGTGCCTGCGGCCGCTTCGGGGTTTCGGGATGCTGCTGCCTTTGCAATCCTCTTTCTGGTGCTGCTTGTGCGCCCCCAAGGGCTATTGGGTCAGCCCCCAGTTGAAAAAGTCTAAGGCGCTTCAATCACTAATTCACTGCTGTAGCTAGAACCGTGCCCCTGGCGGCCACTAATTCCACCTTCAAGCTGACGCTAAATTGGCTTTCAAAGGGTTCTTTTTTGTAGTTGACACTCCAAATTTCCAACTCACAGCGATCGCTAGGATCTGCCGGATGGATCTGCAGGCAAAACTGTCGCTGCGGAGCGCGCCACTCACAGGTAATGTGATCCACGGCCCCAATTTGTCGCCGATCCAAGGCCGAAGCCAGCCGTAGAATGGCACTGAGTTGCTCGACCATTTGCCGTTCTCGCCGTCCCATCAATTGACGGAAGTTTTCATGCTTTTTCTTGGGGGGGCTTTTGCGGTGATAGCGACAGAGGTTGGCAATGATTTCAATTTCCGTATCAGTGTAGCCGAGTAAGCCGCCGTGGCGCACAAGGTAGTAGGAATGTTTATGGTGGGCGGAATGGCTGACGTAGTGGCCGGCATTGTGGAGAATGGCCGCTGCCCAGAGGAGTTCCCGTTCTGCTTCTGTCCAGTTGTGGAGAATCCCTTGGGTGCGATCAAACAGGGTTAGGGCAAAATTGGCCACCCGTTCACTGCTGGCCAGATTGACGTGGAATTTTTGCGCCAAACTGTAGGTACTGCGCTGGCGGACGGAGCTTTGATAGCGCAGGCGGTCTTCAATCAGTCCGTGGGTCAGCATCCAATCCACAATGATGCCTTCCCGCAGGGCGCGATCGCAGGTGATCAGGCTGCTTTGGCCAAGCATCTCCATGGCCTCAGCGAGAATTACTGCCCCCGCAACAATAATTTCCGCTCGCCGCTCCGACATCCCCAAGAGTTGACAGCGTTGGTTAAAGTTGAGCCGCCGCAATTTGGCCAGCAGAGCTTTCAAGTCCTCAAGGGTGAGTTCATAGCCCCGTAGAGAGGGGGGGCAAGTACCAAGGCGATCGCAGGTGTGAATCATCATCAGGCTTTCAATGGTGCCTGAGGTACCCACCAATTGCGGTTTTTCATGGGGGCCGAGCTGCTGCCGCAGGTCCTCCACAGCGCGATCCAACATTCCCCGCACATAGGCACGCAGGGCAATGTAGTCTTGATCGCTAATGGGATCACTTTTGACAAATAAATCCGTCAGGCGCACAGCCCCCACCTTGGTACTACTGAGGCAACGAGGTTCATGGCCATCGCCAAGAATTAACTCCGTGGAGCCACCCCCAATGTCTATGATGATGTGGGGCTTGCCGTTGAATTCTAGCCCCGAGAGTACCCCCAAGTAGATGCGCCGCGCTTCCTCTTCGCCGGAAATGAGATCAATGGTCAGGCCGGTCTCTTTTTTGACCCGCTCTAAAAACTCGCGACCATTGGGGGCTTCGCGCACGGCACTCGTGGCCACGCCAATCATTTCTTCCGCCTTGAGGCCCGTGGCCAATTCGCGACAGCGCCGCAGGGTGGCGATCGCCCGCTGCATGGCCTCTTCCGTCAGTTGCCCGGTAATTTGGCAGCGTTCCCCCAGCCGCACCATATCCTTTTCCGTCGCAATGATTTTGAAGCTGGGTAAGCTGGGCTGAATTTGCACCACCACCATGTGAATTGAGTTTGTCCCGACATCAATTGCCGCCAGAATGCGATCGCTGAGGTTCACCGGTCGCCACAGGTGGAGATGTTGTTCAGCCGTCATTGGAGTTGTCATCAAGGGGACAAACATCCCCTATGGTACCCCAACTCCAAACCTTTTCAGGGGGATGAAACAGACTCAAAACATGAAAGCCAAGACGGTCTCTCCTATTTCACAAAAGGGCTGTATTTCCTGTTAAATGATCCTTGATTTTGGCGGCAATCCGTGAGCCTAAATAGTCGGGAATAACGCTGCCATTGGGACCCAGCAGATAGAGCAACAGCCGCACCCGCCCCTGCCAAAGCATAAAATTGATATTGACCACCAGCAATTCCTCTTGCCAAAGGGCGTGCATTACCTTATAGAGCAGTGCCGGATGATTTGCAGACTCCACCAAGAGTGCCGGCAGATGAAAGACCTGATCTTGATAGAAACTGGTGGTAACTTGCGGCAGGCCTTCGTTGAGGTTAAACTCCATGGCCAGCATTTCCTCAACCGCAAACTCACCACTGAGGGTCTGTTGGAGGGCACGGCGGACGCTTTCACTGCGCTTTTTGGTCAGGGGTTTGCCCTGCTCTGAGAGCACAAGTTTGACAAAGACCAGCAGCGGTGGTCGCACATGGCCATAGAGCGAGACATTGTGAATCGTCAGCTTGTAGGCGGCCATCACCCCAAAGAGATCACTCAGGAGATAAGAGTGATTGCGGTGGGCAAAGTGGAGAATGGAGCGATCGCCCTCGGGGACGATTTGAATCACCGCCTGATTTGTCCGATGAATTTGAAAGCCCAACTTCAGGTTTTGCAGTTGGACGTCCCGACCAACAAATTGCTCATAAAAGTCCGGAAAAGAGCGGTTGAATCGCTTCAGGACATCAAGGTTACGCAGTTGAAAATCGGAAACCATGGGTGAGAGTCGCTATACTATAGCCTAGGCCGGGTTACACTAGGTCGTTTCTCCATCTCCAGCATACTTGCATGAGCTTCTGGAAATCGCTGTTCAATTCACAACCGACTGCCAGCACTACCACGACGTCCCCTAGTTTAGGTTCTCCGGTAGAGCGGGACAATGGCAGCGAAAGCAAAATTATTTTTAGCAAAGAAAAAGATATTGATGTCTATGAACTAGAAGAACTTTGTGATGCTGTCGGCTGGTCGCGCCGTCCGATTCGTAAGGTGAAAAAAGCAATTCAGCACAGCTTTTTGGTGATCTCAATGTGGGAGCAGCGGGGTGCCTATCGTCGTCTGATTGGCTTTTCCCGTGCCACCTCTGACCATGCCTTCAATGCCACGATTTGGGATGTAGTGGTGCATCCAGAATTTCAGGGGCGCGGTCTGGGCAAGGAGCTGATGCGGCAGATTATCAAAGAACTGCGCAGCGAGGACATCAGCAACATTACCCTCTTTGCCGATCCCCATGTGGTGGACTTTTACCGTCAGTTGGGTTTTCGCCCCGATCCCGAGGGGATTAAGGGAATGTTTTGGTACCCCAATTCCCGCTAGGCTCGATAATCAATAACATAGCTGAATGATCCTTTGCCATGAGCCAAACCCCCCTCGTCACTGAGGCTGAGATTGCTGCAGAAGGTCTCAAGCCCCAGGAATATGCTGAAATTGTCCGTCGCCTAGGCCGTCATCCCAACCGCACGGAATTGGGAATGTTCGGCGTGATGTGGTCGGAGCATTGCTGCTACAAAAACTCGCGGCCCCTGCTGAAGCAGTTTCCTACCCAAGGACCACGGGTTCTTGTCGGTCCCGGTGAGAATGCTGGTGTTGTGGACTTAGGGGATGGCTTGCGCCTTGCTTTTAAGATTGAGTCCCACAACCATCCTTCGGCCATTGAACCCTTTCAGGGAGCAGCGACTGGAGTGGGGGGGATTCTGCGGGATATTTTTACGATGGGGGCACGTCCCATTGCCCTGCTGAACGCCCTGCGCTTTGGTGATCTTAAGGAAGCAAAAACCCAACAATTGGTGAAAGGAGTAGTGGCGGGTATTGCCCACTATGGCAACTGTGTCGGTGTGCCCACAGTGGGGGGGAGGTCTATTTTGACCCCTGCTATACCGGTAACCCCTTGGTGAATGCCATGGCCCTGGGTCTTATGGAAACCCCAGAGATTGTTAAATCGGCAGCCAGTGGTATTGGCAATCCAGTCCTCTACGTTGGCGCCACCACGGGGCGGGATGGCATGGGGGGAGCCAGTTTTGCCAGTGCCGAGCTGACGGATGAGTCAATGGGCGATCGCCCTGCTGTTCAAGTGGGGGATCCCTTCATGGAAAAATGCCTCATTGAAGCCTGTCTGGAAGCCTTTCAAACTGGAGCAGTTGTGGCCGCCCAAGATATGGGGGCGGCAGGATTGACCTGTTCGACCTCGGAAATGGCTGCCAAAGGCGGTGTGGGCATTGAACTGGACTTGGACAAGGTGCCCGTGCGCGAACAGGGGATGGTGCCCTACGAGTTTCTGCTTTCGGAATCCCAAGAACGGATGCTGTTTGTGGCGGCGCAAGGGCGGGAAGCAGAACTGATTGAGATTTTCCATCGTTGGGGCTTGCAGGCGGTGGTTGTGGGGCGTGTCATTGCTGAACCGGTGGTGCGGGTGCTTTACCGTGGCGAGGTGGCCGCAGAGGTGCCTGCCCGTGCCCTTGCCGAAGATACTCCCCTCTATGAGCGACAGTGCCCTAATGAGCCGCCAGCCTATGTCCAACAGGCGCGGCAGTGGTCGGTGGATCAATTACCGCTACCGGCGCGATCGCCCGCGGAGATTTTGCTCACGCTCCTTGCTACCCCCAGTATTGCCTCTAAAGCCTGGGTCTATCGTCAGTACGATCACGAAGTCCAAAATAATACCTTGATCTTCCCCGGCGATGCCGATGCAGCAGTGATTCGCCTGCGGGGTACGCCAAAAGGAATTGCTGCAACCGTGGATTGCCCCAGCCGCTATGTGTATCTGGATCCCTACGAAGGGGGC
Proteins encoded in this window:
- the trpE gene encoding anthranilate synthase component I: MYPDFQTFCQLAEQGNFIPIYQEWVADMDTPVSAWYRVCRDRPYNFLLESVEGGEQLARYSLLSCDPLWVLETRGNQTTQTHRDGSLTRFTGNPFTILANCLAPYQPVKLPQLPGGIGGLFGFWGYELIQWIEPRVPIHPATERDLPDGVWMQVDQILIFDQVKRKIWAVVYADTRETDLKTAYTHASDRLEQLLRKLQTRIPPEATQLHWQPSRQTPSYTSNITPETFRTNVKRAKDYIRAGDIFQVVLSQRLSATYSGDPFALYRSLRLINPSPYMAYFQFGTWQIIGSSPEVMVKAEHHPENAGSLLATVRPIAGTRQRGHTYTEDQQLAAELLADTKEVAEHVMLVDLGRNDLGRVCRQGSVSVEAFMVIERYSHVMHIVSNVVGELLPDRTAWDLLQACFPAGTVSGAPKIRAMEIIYELEGCRRGPYSGAYGYYDFEGQLNTAIAIRTMVVQPLTDHQHLIHVQAGAGIVADSDPQREYEETLNKARGLLEAISALTTKL
- a CDS encoding aldose epimerase, coding for MPYTLHAERTRVEVIPERGGLISRWQWQGHELLYLDRERFANPQLSVRGGIPLLFPICGNLPEDTFHYSGQAYHLKQHGFARDLPWQVLDQQEHVLKLRLQDTPATRQVYPFPFHLTLTYTLAANALAIALEVANPGDTPLPFSFGLHPYFAVADKHQLQFDLPIHAMVDQKNQQPLTFSGMFDWSAAELDLACRPLTGQVARVCDLQQHYCLTLRYDRVFTTLVFWTVQGKPYYCLEPWTAPRNALNTGVDLLHVPPQKHLTLGVEIAVASL
- a CDS encoding LapA family protein; this encodes MRQLNFLMIFVIGLGLVLFSIQNTDPVSIKFFEGKVIQAPLCVELIVAMGVGALFAWVFNVWVQLQRTFTIRVEMEARDEQIAHLEQDVERYKAALEEQQRLLPSVSSASTEK
- the def gene encoding peptide deformylase; translated protein: MAVSLAVEKKKLKNPPLQLHYLGDRVLRQPAKRVSKVDDSIRDIVRKMLQTMYSADGIGLAAPQVGINKQILVIDIHPDDPKAEPLVMINPVIRDFSEELEVCQEGCLSIPGVYLEVRRPAMVAVSYKDEWGRPQEIMAAGLLARAIQHEIDHLTGVMFVDRVENQALLRHALTEHGFTASAVRPIAA
- the gcvH gene encoding glycine cleavage system protein GcvH gives rise to the protein MTLTYPEDLQYLDSHEYLRLEGDTATIGVSAFAVDQLGDIVFVELPAVGDTLEPGERFGTIESVKAVEDLYAPLGGTVIAVNQAVIDNPEQIAADPYGEGWLVKVQVSTPPTGLLSAADYRALVEGA
- a CDS encoding branched-chain amino acid ABC transporter permease, with product MVTNALQVLVDGLATGSVYAIFALGYTLVFSILGIINFAHGAVFAIGAYLTYALLGGRFGFNGLLANGQLPIALPFAPALALSALGCGLLGVGIDWVVFRPLRQQRTDTLLTVVASLGAAVFLTNLIQYLVGAEVYTYPDQLWGGLPLTLRWGDITLRTSQFIIFAVAVVLMIALTYWVKGTRMGKGLQAVAENPTAATLLGIDGDRIIQVTFFVSSALAAVAGTLIALSVGITGPQFGVIFGLKGLAVIVVGGLGSLPGTMLAGFLLGLVEAIVPAAASGFRDAAAFAILFLVLLVRPQGLLGQPPVEKV
- a CDS encoding Ppx/GppA phosphatase family protein → MTTPMTAEQHLHLWRPVNLSDRILAAIDVGTNSIHMVVVQIQPSLPSFKIIATEKDMVRLGERCQITGQLTEEAMQRAIATLRRCRELATGLKAEEMIGVATSAVREAPNGREFLERVKKETGLTIDLISGEEEARRIYLGVLSGLEFNGKPHIIIDIGGGSTELILGDGHEPRCLSSTKVGAVRLTDLFVKSDPISDQDYIALRAYVRGMLDRAVEDLRQQLGPHEKPQLVGTSGTIESLMMIHTCDRLGTCPPSLRGYELTLEDLKALLAKLRRLNFNQRCQLLGMSERRAEIIVAGAVILAEAMEMLGQSSLITCDRALREGIIVDWMLTHGLIEDRLRYQSSVRQRSTYSLAQKFHVNLASSERVANFALTLFDRTQGILHNWTEAERELLWAAAILHNAGHYVSHSAHHKHSYYLVRHGGLLGYTDTEIEIIANLCRYHRKSPPKKKHENFRQLMGRRERQMVEQLSAILRLASALDRRQIGAVDHITCEWRAPQRQFCLQIHPADPSDRCELEIWSVNYKKEPFESQFSVSLKVELVAARGTVLATAVN
- a CDS encoding GNAT family N-acetyltransferase, which produces MSFWKSLFNSQPTASTTTTSPSLGSPVERDNGSESKIIFSKEKDIDVYELEELCDAVGWSRRPIRKVKKAIQHSFLVISMWEQRGAYRRLIGFSRATSDHAFNATIWDVVVHPEFQGRGLGKELMRQIIKELRSEDISNITLFADPHVVDFYRQLGFRPDPEGIKGMFWYPNSR